The region ACTTCACCTGAGAGACAAACGCATGACTCGgcattttgtaattttaagtTCACGTAGCCGATCATGACTCAAGTCTATTTCCTGAGCACCATTTCCTAGAATAGCCTCGTTTACAGTCACGCTTCTCAGCATATTACACTCCTCCAATGCCTGGAAAAAAGTTTTCACTGATATGACCTTTTCCTATGATTAAGACCTCCAAATTTCTGAAACAGGGCGAAAAGCATTGTGTAATGgggatatatatacataaagaCTTATTCTTATGAAGTCAATATTTGAGGCAGATACCTCAAATGGTAACTGCTTTCATAGCCAGAGCGTTAACAGCAGGAGCGCCATAAACATTCACTTCAGTGGCGTTGGGATAGCGATGACACATGTCTTCAACTGCACACAAGGCAACCAAAAAGgttatatattatctatgtATACTAATGCCATCCAGTTATGGATTAGTAAACGAAAAGACACCTTTAACAGTGTATGCCAAATAAACTTACATTGCTCGATAGAGATCCTCATATTCTCAAAGTTCAAGACCTTCCAAAATTCCTCATGAGCACTAGCTACTCTCACTGACGACATACCATAGCAGAGCGACAGAGGTCGATGTGATTCAAGAACGAGAATACCTgaagggaaaaaaaaattactaaaaaaataacGAATAGGATAACTACAAATTTATCTTAAACTGCGAAAAAAATGTGTACCATGTGTAAGAGGTCATCAGTCAGATCAATGTGAACTTCAAAATCTTCTGCATCTGAGGAACCGTTGTCATCTCCATCATCTTTCTTCCCATCTTTCTGACCAGTGTAATTCAAGATGAAATTCTGGCAGAACATATCAGTATCTGTCCGAGATGAAGACGCAACGCCAAAACTGACAGTTCTCTCCACTGACGAACCAGAGTTTCCAGCATCTGAAGATATCCCTGAAGCTGATCGGCTCTCACTACAAACAAAATAACAGTAAAAAGGattaaaaatcgaaactttcgATCCACTATCAAAGTGGTGAAAGGAGTGAGAGAGCTCACGCAAGTCCAGAGTACACTTTAGCACGTTTATGGTAAGAATCGTGATCAGCTTCCTCCATAGTACAATCCTcagctactactactactacaacATCAGCCACATTGCTACTCTCTCCCTGAACCAAATGATGATGGGACCGAATCTCAGATGACCATACTCGCTCCAATTCAGCACCTGTCTCTTCACACAGCCGCAAAGCGTTCGTCTGCGACTCCTAACTCCCTCTCGTTTAGATCGAAATCGACAAAGTCTCCACCTTTGTTGTTATCCATGGCCGATTGTTTCAGTCTACTGGAAACTCCGCCGTtgttctctttttcttcttcctcgtcgGTGGTGAAGCAATGGAAACAACACCAAATCCTCATGCACACACCCCTCCCTCCTCGATCTACCACATTTAAGGAAACATGATCATGACAATTGAGAATTTGAGGGGAAAGTTACTAAATTTGGAATCAAGAGAAACGGATAATTGAATCTCTGATTTTTGTGATTCAGAAGATGAAACGctagaaatctctgattttgaGATTAGGGTTTGGGGGAAAAGGAGATCAGATCTTTgggggaaagagagagagagagagagagagagagagagagagagagagagagagagagagagagtaggaGGGGGAGGCGTTATACTGTAAGCTTTGAACAAAAAGTGGTCGTTGATAATTCCCGGCGAAAATGGAAAAGAACTAAAAAGACAACACACAATCGGGAAaggggaagaaaaaaaaagacagctTGTCTGAAGTTTCCTTGCTTCACCGTTTCATTTTGTCAGGGAAGGACGTTCAGAAACGGTGTCGTTTGACGATAATAACTGTAAAGCAAAATACATTACCCTCTCAATATACGGATGAATGGGAACTGATAGTGGATG is a window of Raphanus sativus cultivar WK10039 unplaced genomic scaffold, ASM80110v3 Scaffold1376, whole genome shotgun sequence DNA encoding:
- the LOC130504141 gene encoding F-box/LRR-repeat protein 15-like, coding for MEEADHDSYHKRAKVYSGLAESRSASGISSDAGNSGSSVERTVSFGVASSSRTDTDMFCQNFILNYTGQKDGKKDDGDDNGSSDAEDFEVHIDLTDDLLHMVFSFLNHIDLCRSAMVCRQ